The Oceanispirochaeta sp. M1 genome has a window encoding:
- a CDS encoding transporter substrate-binding domain-containing protein, translated as MCIKKIQNILILTTLVLLSVMAHGQSSTGQNLSNLPDLPLTVEEQNWIQNHSVIRIGVDSSYAPYSFREEDGSYHGIAMEFTEYLSQWLGITMEVIPDLSWTEILTAVQDRELDVVLTMSHRPEREEFVNFTEIYLPTPLVIMEQKGVTRIRNESDIDGLTVALVEEYSSTARVLEEHPAVNPLLCGRKNRYHQPCCSLSLWNRA; from the coding sequence ATGTGTATCAAAAAGATACAAAATATTCTTATCCTCACGACACTGGTTCTATTGAGTGTTATGGCACATGGACAATCATCAACCGGACAAAACCTCAGCAATTTACCCGATCTTCCCTTAACAGTTGAGGAACAGAATTGGATACAGAATCATTCTGTAATACGAATCGGTGTGGATTCCTCTTATGCTCCCTATAGTTTCCGTGAAGAAGATGGAAGCTACCACGGTATCGCAATGGAGTTTACCGAATACCTCAGCCAATGGCTTGGAATTACCATGGAAGTAATTCCTGATTTAAGTTGGACTGAAATTCTAACTGCTGTTCAGGATCGGGAATTGGATGTGGTACTCACCATGTCCCACAGGCCTGAACGCGAAGAGTTTGTGAACTTCACCGAGATCTATCTCCCCACACCTCTGGTCATTATGGAGCAGAAAGGTGTGACCAGAATCCGAAACGAATCTGATATTGATGGTCTAACGGTGGCACTGGTAGAGGAATACTCATCAACGGCCAGGGTATTGGAAGAACACCCCGCTGTGAATCCGCTTCTATGTGGCCGGAAAAACCGCTATCACCAACCTTGCTGTAGCCTCTCTTTATGGAACAGGGCTTAA
- a CDS encoding sensor histidine kinase — protein MSICSFMTIYMVSIISRFSAQDIPLPVFHDILYVFIFSFLAIFFFTFSKYNFDSYSHMVNRVSHLEKTIKKLTDANSGFQNYLQITEKKSTEDERNRIIREIHDSIGYTLTTVMMLSMSILESNELNIDNKIKKVLNNINSSAKSGLNDMRIVLRILKIKKEDKESDLSKLRKMVRAFEMATNIEVRLEYGNSPSNYSKEVSHFVFRLIQEGMVNSLRHGHATKIDVYLFIENKYLIISIWDNGKGFNELSLGIGLKGMEERLKKINGTFSISNNTTGVSLRIEIPMNKESLDE, from the coding sequence ATGTCCATATGTTCTTTTATGACAATTTATATGGTCAGCATTATCAGTAGATTCTCAGCCCAGGATATTCCTCTTCCTGTATTTCATGACATTCTTTATGTGTTTATTTTTTCTTTCCTGGCAATATTCTTTTTTACATTCTCAAAATATAATTTTGATTCCTATTCTCATATGGTAAACAGGGTCAGTCACCTGGAAAAGACGATTAAAAAACTTACTGATGCAAACAGTGGATTTCAAAACTATTTACAAATCACAGAAAAAAAATCTACTGAAGATGAGAGAAACAGGATTATCAGAGAAATTCATGATTCCATAGGATACACTCTTACAACTGTAATGATGCTCTCTATGTCTATTTTGGAATCAAATGAACTGAACATAGATAATAAAATAAAAAAGGTATTAAACAATATAAACAGTTCGGCAAAAAGTGGCTTGAATGATATGCGGATTGTGCTGCGCATTTTGAAAATTAAAAAAGAGGATAAGGAGTCTGACTTATCAAAGCTCCGTAAAATGGTACGAGCTTTTGAGATGGCCACGAATATCGAGGTCAGGCTGGAGTACGGAAACTCTCCAAGTAATTACAGTAAAGAGGTTTCTCATTTCGTATTTCGGCTCATTCAGGAGGGGATGGTTAATTCCTTAAGACATGGACATGCTACTAAGATCGATGTTTATTTGTTCATAGAAAATAAATATTTGATAATTTCTATCTGGGATAATGGAAAAGGATTCAATGAATTATCCCTTGGAATCGGTTTGAAGGGAATGGAAGAAAGATTGAAAAAAATTAACGGAACCTTCTCAATATCAAACAACACAACGGGTGTCTCCCTTCGCATTGAGATACCCATGAACAAGGAATCACTTGATGAATAA
- a CDS encoding Sapep family Mn(2+)-dependent dipeptidase, with the protein MISIAEGLHSIDQFLSENREQFIETLNRLIDIPSVRGESLPGKPYGQNCYLVLKEAEKLAGEMGFVWKNFDNYCLEINLPGEKGAGMKDIALFGHLDVVSPGEGWNHPPFCATRQGEYIIGRGTVDDKGPVVALLFALKYLGEQDLLKDSRVKIVLGCDEESGMEDMDYYLSRAEVPDISLVADDDFPVCHGEKGILRLDLTFPLKSDNILFFEGGTAPSSVAEFARMELVPSATADLMHQETGSTECSVRSGENGLILETTGRGAHASSPHAGLNALKPLISFLKDRNLIPVEDRDVFKVLGILLSDDYGRGACISLESEISGPLTCCATMLRKKENHLILSLDIRYPVRDNSERIVKSMGELIEPAGGDLQVIYDSAPSLVDADSPLVRKLSDLYNNLTGSHKKPYVMAGGTYARKIPGAIGFGPGSPDEQKPFGGDLGSAHGPDEAVSLETLEQAVRIYVEAAVMLDKTSSPM; encoded by the coding sequence ATGATTTCTATAGCAGAAGGTTTACATTCTATTGATCAGTTTCTATCCGAAAATCGGGAGCAATTTATCGAGACATTGAACAGGCTTATTGACATACCCAGTGTCCGGGGGGAGTCTCTTCCGGGTAAACCCTATGGTCAGAATTGTTACCTCGTTCTGAAAGAGGCAGAAAAGCTGGCCGGAGAGATGGGTTTTGTATGGAAGAACTTTGATAATTACTGTCTTGAAATCAATCTGCCGGGAGAAAAGGGAGCAGGGATGAAGGATATCGCTCTGTTCGGGCACCTTGATGTCGTTTCCCCAGGAGAGGGATGGAATCATCCCCCTTTTTGCGCTACAAGGCAGGGGGAATACATCATCGGAAGAGGAACCGTGGATGATAAAGGCCCGGTTGTAGCCCTTTTGTTTGCTCTGAAATACCTTGGAGAACAGGATCTGCTGAAGGATAGTCGTGTCAAAATAGTTCTGGGATGCGATGAGGAAAGCGGAATGGAGGATATGGATTACTATCTGAGCAGGGCGGAAGTTCCGGATATCTCCCTGGTTGCGGATGATGATTTTCCTGTCTGTCATGGTGAAAAAGGGATATTGAGGCTGGATCTTACTTTCCCCCTGAAAAGTGACAATATCCTTTTCTTTGAGGGAGGAACTGCTCCCTCATCGGTTGCCGAGTTTGCCCGTATGGAATTGGTACCGTCGGCAACAGCGGATCTGATGCACCAGGAGACAGGGAGTACCGAATGTTCCGTAAGGTCGGGGGAGAACGGTCTTATTCTGGAGACGACGGGACGGGGGGCTCATGCATCCTCTCCCCATGCAGGTTTGAATGCACTGAAACCGCTGATCTCCTTTTTGAAAGACAGAAATCTTATACCCGTGGAAGACCGGGATGTTTTCAAGGTTCTCGGAATTCTCCTGTCTGATGATTACGGCCGGGGGGCATGCATCAGTTTAGAGAGTGAAATTTCGGGTCCTCTGACCTGCTGTGCTACGATGTTGAGGAAAAAAGAGAATCATTTAATTCTCTCCCTGGATATCCGGTATCCCGTTAGAGACAATTCCGAGAGGATAGTCAAGTCTATGGGGGAATTGATAGAACCTGCTGGTGGCGATCTCCAGGTTATCTATGACAGCGCACCTTCTCTGGTTGATGCAGACAGCCCGTTGGTCCGGAAACTGAGCGATTTATATAATAACCTGACCGGCTCCCATAAAAAGCCCTATGTAATGGCCGGGGGGACCTATGCCCGCAAAATTCCCGGTGCCATAGGTTTCGGCCCTGGATCACCGGATGAACAGAAACCCTTTGGCGGGGATCTGGGATCAGCTCACGGCCCGGATGAAGCGGTGAGCCTAGAGACCCTGGAGCAGGCTGTCAGGATTTATGTCGAGGCCGCTGTGATGCTGGATAAAACGTCATCCCCGATGTAA
- the tsaA gene encoding tRNA (N6-threonylcarbamoyladenosine(37)-N6)-methyltransferase TrmO, with the protein MNNQEKNEMHIIAHIHTDFVTKFGIPRQSGLIESLEGKIIFEPEYRNSAAVRGLDGFSHIWLIWKFYEIDRETWSPMVRPPRLGGTQKMGVFGTRSPFRPNPIGLSAVSILYR; encoded by the coding sequence GTGAACAATCAGGAAAAAAATGAAATGCATATTATTGCCCATATTCACACAGATTTTGTTACAAAATTTGGAATTCCGCGGCAAAGCGGTCTTATTGAATCGTTGGAAGGAAAGATTATATTTGAACCAGAATATCGTAATTCTGCGGCAGTTCGAGGATTAGATGGATTTTCACATATTTGGCTTATCTGGAAGTTCTATGAGATTGATAGGGAAACCTGGTCACCAATGGTGCGACCACCACGCCTGGGAGGTACTCAAAAGATGGGTGTTTTTGGTACCAGATCTCCATTTCGCCCCAATCCGATTGGACTTTCAGCCGTATCTATCCTATACCGATAG
- a CDS encoding helix-turn-helix transcriptional regulator: MNLNRIKIARMERDITQKELGQLCGVTRQTIGLIESGNYNPTISLCNNICRVLGKTLDELFGEL, translated from the coding sequence TTGAATCTAAATAGAATAAAGATTGCAAGAATGGAAAGAGACATTACACAAAAAGAGCTGGGCCAACTCTGCGGTGTAACCAGACAAACCATTGGTTTAATTGAGTCGGGCAATTATAATCCGACAATTTCACTCTGTAATAATATTTGCAGGGTACTGGGAAAAACATTAGACGAATTATTTGGAGAGCTATAA
- a CDS encoding response regulator transcription factor — translation MNKIKILLVDDQILFINSLKTVLETKGKEIDVIGVCYNGEEAIDFCRHHSPDMILMDVKMPVIDGVKAAKSITESQPLIKIVMLTTFDEDEYVKEALNVGAKGYLLKDMLPEDLIYAVKTVMNGMMPISPSIIKQSMTKGVSRDVMGWFKELNSKELEILKLITHGYDNQEIAEEVNLAGQTVKNYVSNIYEKMDVRDRMQAMRLCIDLKLFEE, via the coding sequence ATGAATAAAATTAAAATTCTCCTGGTAGATGATCAGATTCTTTTTATTAACAGCCTCAAGACAGTCCTCGAAACCAAGGGAAAGGAAATTGACGTTATCGGGGTATGCTATAACGGAGAGGAGGCTATCGATTTCTGCCGGCACCACAGTCCAGACATGATTCTTATGGATGTAAAAATGCCTGTAATTGATGGTGTGAAGGCCGCAAAATCAATAACAGAATCCCAACCACTTATCAAGATTGTCATGCTGACAACTTTTGATGAAGATGAGTATGTTAAAGAAGCACTGAATGTGGGTGCTAAAGGCTATTTACTTAAAGATATGCTCCCGGAGGATCTTATCTATGCTGTAAAGACCGTGATGAACGGAATGATGCCTATATCTCCCTCAATCATCAAGCAAAGTATGACCAAAGGTGTATCCAGGGACGTCATGGGGTGGTTTAAGGAGTTAAACAGCAAAGAACTTGAAATCTTAAAACTTATTACCCATGGATATGATAATCAGGAAATTGCCGAAGAGGTCAATCTGGCAGGGCAGACTGTTAAAAACTATGTATCAAATATTTACGAGAAAATGGATGTGCGAGACCGAATGCAGGCGATGAGGCTGTGCATTGATCTTAAACTATTTGAAGAATAA